GAAAAGCATGGCATTATAAAGCAAACCTTTGCGGAAGCTTCTGATGCTTTGGGCTACGATCTATGGGATCTGGTTCAAAATGATGCTGAAAGATTGAGCCAAACTGATAAAACTCAACCAGCTTTGTTGACGTCAAGTGTTGCTCTATGGCGTCTTTGGGAGCAGCAGGGGGGTGACAAACCCGCCTACCTGGCTGGTCACAGTTTAGGGGAATACTCTGCTTTAGTGTGTGCTGGTGTGATTGAGTTTGCTGATGCTGTGAAATTGGTAAAATTACGCGGCGAGTACATGCAGCAAGCTGTCCCAGCTGGTGAAGGCGCTATGGCGGCGATTATTGGTTTAGATGATGATAAGGTCGTTGCGGTTTGTGATGCTGTACAAGGCATCGTCAGTGCAGTGAATTTTAACTCGCCAGGTCAAGTGGTTATTGCTGGTCATGTTGCCGCCGTAGAAGCAGCAATGGAAAAAGCGAAAGAAGCAGGTGCAAAACGTGCTTTACCCCTTCCTGTTAGTGTACCATCTCATTGTGAATTGATGATTCCTGCAGGCGAAAAATTGGCCAAAGAATTGAACTCTATTGAGTTTAAAGCGCCGACTTGTACACTGGTGCAGAATGTTTCTGCGCAGGCTGTGTCCGATCCTGAGTTGATCAAGTCGAACTTGGTGGCTCAATTGAGTGAGCCTGTATTGTGGACACAATCGATTGCTTTACTTGCTGAGTTGGGTGTTACTACCACTATTGAATGTGGACCAGGTAAAGTGTTAAGTGGTTTGAATAAACGTATTGTAAAAGGCTTGGCAGCATCTTCTGTTGGAGATTTGGCAGGTTTTGAAGCGGCATTAGCTAACTAGGAATACCTTCCTTTAGCTTTTGCTTTTTTGTTAATTGTTGGAGACAGGAATGAGTCTTGAAGGAAAAATTGCCCTAGTGACAGGAGCGACACGAGGCATAGGTAAAGCGATTGCAACTGCTTTAGTTGAGCAAGGTGCAACCGTGATTGGTACCGCGACCAGTGAATCTGGTGCGCAAAGTATCAGTGAATACCTAGGTGAAAATGGAAAGGGTTGGGTATTGGATGTCTCATCCAGTGATTCCGTAGACAGTGTGGTCAAAGAAGTGACCGCTGAATTCGGTGCGCCAACTATTTTAGTTAATAATGCCGGTATTACTCGCGATAACCTTATGATGCGTATGAAAGAAGATGAGTGGGAGCAAGTGCTTAACACTAATCTGACTTCAGTATATCGTGTCACCAAGGCTTGCTTGCGTGGTATGACCAAAGCCAAATTTGGTCGCGTCATCAGTATTAGTTCTGTTGTAGGCTCCATGGGGAATGGTGGTCAGACTAACTATTCAGCTGCCAAAGCGGGTTTAGAAGGCTTTAGCCGTTCGCTAGCAGCGGAAATTGCTTCTCGTGGTATCACAGTGAATTGTGTTGCCCCAGGCTTTATTGAAACAGACATGACCAAAGTATTGCCAGAAGATCACAAAGCCAAATTGGTGGAAAAAGTGCCTTCAGCGCGTCTTGGTCAACCTGAAGAAATTGCGTCAGCTGTCGCATTTTTGGCGTCACAAGGCGCTGCGTACATTACCGGTGAGACCTTGCATGTCAATGGCGGCATGTATATGTCATAATTTGAGTTGAATTTTATAATTAATTCAACGAAAATACGTCTCCGGTTCATGTTGAGAATCATGCCTTTAAGGCGATCGAATATATAATATGCTCACAATGAGCTGTTAATGAGTAGAGTAGGAACTTCTAATGAGTAGCATTGAAGAACGCGTAAAAAAAATCGTTTGTGAACAACTGGGTGTTAAAGAGGAAGAGGTTGTTCCTTCAGCATCTTTTGTAGATGACCTAGGTGCAGATTCCCTAGATACGGTTGAGTTGGTTATGGCTCTTGAAGAGGAATTTGATACTGAAATTCCTGATGAAGAAGCTGAAAAAATCACTACCGTACAAGCAGCGAATGACTACATCAACGCTAACTTGTAATAGTTTGGTGAACTGAGTTTCCCGAAAAGCCGCTCGTAATTGTTACAGCGGCTTTTCTTATTAATAGCCATTTAGGTTGTGGTGGCGATTTTTGGAGGAATCATATGTCTCGTCGTCGGGTTGTAGTCACAGGAATGGGAATGGTGACACCCCTTGGCAATAATGTAAAAGACACGTGGGATAACATATTGGAAGGCAAAAGCGGTGTCAGTGAGATTACTTCTTTTGATTCTAGCCAATTTTCCACGCGATTTGCGGCGCAAGTGACTGACTTTGATGCAACTCAGTATATGAGTGTCAAAGAAGCTCGCAAAATGGATATTTTCATTCAATATGGTATTGCAGCTGCTGTACAAGCTTTAGAAGATGCGGATATTCGCGAAGAAACCGTAGATTTGGCTCGTGTTGGTTGTGCTATTGGTTCTGGTATTGGTGGCTTACCAATGATTGAAAAGAACCTTGAGTTATTGAATGAGTCTGGGCCAAAACGTATATCGCCTTTCTTTGTCCCGGGCGCGATTATTAATATGATTTCTGGTCATGTAGCCATTCGTTTTGGCTTTAAAGGACCGAATATTTCAATTGTTACGGCTT
The window above is part of the Marinomonas sp. THO17 genome. Proteins encoded here:
- the fabD gene encoding ACP S-malonyltransferase, translating into MSTTTAFVFPGQGSQQLGMLADLAEKHGIIKQTFAEASDALGYDLWDLVQNDAERLSQTDKTQPALLTSSVALWRLWEQQGGDKPAYLAGHSLGEYSALVCAGVIEFADAVKLVKLRGEYMQQAVPAGEGAMAAIIGLDDDKVVAVCDAVQGIVSAVNFNSPGQVVIAGHVAAVEAAMEKAKEAGAKRALPLPVSVPSHCELMIPAGEKLAKELNSIEFKAPTCTLVQNVSAQAVSDPELIKSNLVAQLSEPVLWTQSIALLAELGVTTTIECGPGKVLSGLNKRIVKGLAASSVGDLAGFEAALAN
- the fabG gene encoding 3-oxoacyl-ACP reductase FabG; the protein is MSLEGKIALVTGATRGIGKAIATALVEQGATVIGTATSESGAQSISEYLGENGKGWVLDVSSSDSVDSVVKEVTAEFGAPTILVNNAGITRDNLMMRMKEDEWEQVLNTNLTSVYRVTKACLRGMTKAKFGRVISISSVVGSMGNGGQTNYSAAKAGLEGFSRSLAAEIASRGITVNCVAPGFIETDMTKVLPEDHKAKLVEKVPSARLGQPEEIASAVAFLASQGAAYITGETLHVNGGMYMS
- the acpP gene encoding acyl carrier protein, yielding MSSIEERVKKIVCEQLGVKEEEVVPSASFVDDLGADSLDTVELVMALEEEFDTEIPDEEAEKITTVQAANDYINANL